From the genome of Planctomycetaceae bacterium, one region includes:
- a CDS encoding cytochrome c has protein sequence MSLILVTGCSKSGLESSFVYSDRTLSLVSEAQTGFKESPGVKKLVDERFGDPQNLRAWQKLPIDFGGFTGTVESFPEGGAAIKEVTLAFESEDLIPEELSLVQFVNGSCSGQVASVLRWDAASRTATLSNALPETPAPGDIVSIGAGDNLKMGRGLYQRHCSHCHGTSGDGNGPTAQYLYPRPRDYRHGVFKFTTTNDQAKVSRDDLTRVLRQGIPGTYMPSFLLLADNEIHSLVEYVRFLAIRGEFERKVVNELSSDYSLTAMTNRVKGGESRSDIISELKTFMADDLPGYVNDIGDELAESWSTANDEEALVAPSIPRIPDSPESRRRGRELYLSKTLNCADCHGIYGRGDGPQTTIYEKNPVTNELYPEPGLHDVWDNVNQPRVLTQGIFRGGRRPYDLFCRLHAGIKGTRMPSFKSVPHEDIWHVVNYVLSIPFEVEPGASGQASTDAAAE, from the coding sequence ATGTCGCTCATTCTGGTCACGGGATGCTCTAAGTCCGGACTTGAATCATCTTTCGTCTACAGCGATCGAACGCTATCGCTGGTCAGCGAAGCTCAGACAGGATTCAAAGAGTCACCGGGGGTGAAGAAGCTCGTTGATGAACGATTCGGTGACCCACAGAATCTTCGTGCCTGGCAGAAGCTTCCAATCGATTTCGGCGGTTTCACGGGAACTGTGGAGTCCTTTCCGGAGGGAGGCGCGGCGATCAAAGAAGTCACGCTGGCGTTCGAAAGCGAGGATCTGATTCCGGAGGAATTGTCGCTCGTACAGTTCGTCAATGGATCCTGCAGCGGACAGGTTGCATCTGTACTGCGTTGGGATGCCGCTTCCCGAACGGCCACACTTTCAAACGCACTGCCAGAGACTCCAGCACCCGGGGATATTGTTTCAATCGGTGCCGGCGACAACCTGAAGATGGGACGTGGCCTGTACCAGCGTCATTGTAGTCACTGCCACGGAACCAGTGGTGATGGCAATGGTCCGACCGCACAGTATCTTTATCCGCGTCCCCGCGATTACCGCCATGGGGTCTTTAAATTCACGACAACCAACGATCAGGCAAAAGTCAGCCGCGACGATTTGACCCGCGTCCTTCGTCAGGGGATCCCCGGTACTTACATGCCATCGTTCCTGTTGCTTGCGGATAATGAAATCCATTCGCTGGTGGAGTATGTTCGATTCCTTGCAATTCGTGGCGAGTTCGAGCGTAAGGTTGTCAATGAACTCTCTTCGGACTACAGCCTCACGGCGATGACGAATCGAGTGAAGGGTGGAGAAAGCCGCAGCGACATCATTTCAGAACTGAAAACGTTCATGGCAGATGATCTGCCCGGGTATGTGAATGACATCGGCGACGAACTGGCCGAAAGCTGGTCCACAGCAAATGACGAAGAAGCGTTGGTGGCTCCGTCAATTCCACGGATACCTGACTCGCCTGAATCCCGCCGTCGGGGTCGCGAGCTCTACCTGAGCAAGACTTTAAACTGTGCAGACTGTCACGGGATTTACGGCCGCGGGGATGGGCCACAGACAACAATCTACGAAAAGAATCCCGTTACCAATGAGCTTTACCCGGAGCCTGGCTTGCACGATGTTTGGGATAACGTCAATCAGCCACGAGTGCTCACTCAGGGGATTTTCCGCGGTGGGCGTCGTCCATATGACTTATTCTGTCGTCTTCATGCAGGAATCAAAGGTACGCGGATGCCCTCCTTTAAGAGTGTTCCGCATGAAGACATCTGGCATGTCGTGAATTATGTATTGAGCATTCCGTTTGAAGTTGAACCAGGAGCCTCGGGGCAGGCTTCAACGGATGCGGCTGCAGAGTAG
- a CDS encoding cytochrome c oxidase subunit II: MKKFWALFFLFWPILALYVCWIAPDRGWWFPGEAKSPIGVRIEGLFYLILAIVTVVFIGTQAGLGFVLWKGATKEDSSKAHFSHGSHSLELIWTIVPAFVLVFIALYQMDVWAEYRVQSFYPEETIAEGSAAELTARQFEWRIRYPAPGTELQDEPAEGDLYWVNEIHVATGHPVKLNLRTQDVQHAFFAPQLRLKQDAVPGLIIPVWFEIPEAGEYDIVCAELCGWGHYKMRAKIVAESKAAVAQYMVDLRAQQDEDGFREESESE; encoded by the coding sequence GTGAAAAAGTTCTGGGCTCTTTTCTTTCTATTCTGGCCCATCCTTGCGCTCTACGTTTGCTGGATTGCCCCCGATCGTGGTTGGTGGTTTCCTGGTGAAGCCAAGTCTCCCATTGGTGTGCGGATCGAAGGCCTTTTCTATCTGATCCTTGCCATTGTGACGGTCGTTTTCATCGGCACTCAGGCTGGTCTTGGATTTGTACTCTGGAAGGGTGCCACCAAAGAGGACAGCTCAAAGGCGCATTTCTCGCACGGTAGCCACAGCCTTGAATTGATCTGGACTATTGTTCCGGCGTTCGTGCTTGTTTTTATCGCCCTGTACCAGATGGACGTCTGGGCTGAGTACCGAGTTCAGTCATTCTATCCGGAAGAGACCATTGCCGAAGGTTCCGCCGCCGAATTGACGGCTCGGCAGTTCGAGTGGAGGATTCGTTATCCAGCCCCGGGTACTGAACTGCAGGATGAACCTGCAGAAGGTGACCTGTACTGGGTCAATGAGATCCACGTTGCAACCGGGCATCCGGTCAAACTGAACCTCCGAACCCAGGATGTGCAGCATGCATTCTTCGCCCCTCAACTGCGTCTTAAACAGGACGCTGTTCCTGGTCTGATCATTCCCGTTTGGTTTGAGATTCCTGAGGCTGGCGAATACGACATTGTGTGTGCAGAGCTCTGTGGTTGGGGCCATTATAAAATGCGTGCAAAGATCGTCGCTGAATCGAAGGCTGCTGTGGCACAATACATGGTGGACCTGCGGGCTCAGCAGGACGAAGATGGATTCCGCGAAGAATCTGAATCTGAGTAA
- a CDS encoding protoheme IX farnesyltransferase, which yields MSSASIYSSETAIVSGKLSVDTARRLLNREKLAAYAVLCRPRIAVMTAVSVMVGFVLASNSTIDWFQAVMASLGIVLFVAASSILNQTLERGTDALMPRTSSRPLVTGVVGVAEALCLGTAAAILGFLTLTFSTNMLCAIASLLTMLIYVVGYTPLKRHSVVCTTVGAIPGAMPAALGWLATGNPDYSPAFALFAIFFVWQFPHFLAIGWIYRHEYNSAGLRMLPGSSKTGMTAGIIALLYAAIFVPVALLPRYVGIASTGYSAAALILSVGYFILTLQFAIRRDDIR from the coding sequence ATGAGCAGTGCTTCGATCTATTCTTCTGAGACTGCGATTGTTTCCGGAAAACTGTCAGTTGATACAGCGCGTCGTCTGCTCAATCGAGAAAAGCTCGCCGCGTATGCGGTGCTCTGTCGCCCGAGAATAGCGGTGATGACAGCCGTCTCTGTGATGGTGGGTTTCGTACTGGCAAGCAATTCCACGATTGACTGGTTTCAGGCGGTCATGGCCAGTCTGGGTATCGTCCTGTTTGTGGCAGCTTCAAGCATTCTCAATCAGACGCTCGAACGCGGCACCGATGCTTTAATGCCCCGAACTTCCAGTCGTCCATTGGTCACGGGAGTCGTTGGTGTGGCTGAAGCTCTCTGTTTGGGAACAGCCGCAGCGATTCTGGGTTTTCTGACCCTTACTTTTTCCACAAACATGCTTTGCGCGATTGCATCGTTGCTAACCATGTTGATTTACGTTGTTGGGTATACTCCGCTGAAACGACACAGCGTAGTTTGTACCACGGTTGGCGCGATTCCTGGTGCCATGCCTGCCGCCCTGGGCTGGCTGGCAACCGGCAACCCGGATTATTCGCCGGCGTTTGCGTTGTTCGCTATTTTCTTTGTATGGCAGTTCCCCCACTTCCTGGCTATCGGCTGGATTTACCGGCATGAGTACAACTCGGCTGGTCTGCGAATGCTTCCAGGCAGCTCGAAAACGGGGATGACAGCCGGGATCATTGCTCTTTTGTATGCAGCTATTTTTGTCCCGGTGGCATTGTTGCCGCGCTATGTTGGTATCGCCAGCACTGGGTATTCTGCCGCGGCCCTGATACTTTCTGTTGGTTATTTCATACTGACGCTTCAATTTGCAATTCGTCGAGACGACATTCGTG
- a CDS encoding cbb3-type cytochrome c oxidase subunit I: MATASPALESHDHADSHSHGHHELSFVQKYVFSTDHKVIGIQFLVTTLLMLMVGGALALAVRWQLAFPWENMPFLGAFFGLFTGEGGQISPEFYTMLFTMHASVMIFLVIIPVLAGAFGNFLIPLQIGADDMAFPVLNMLSYWFMWPAIFCFGISFFVGGATAGPAGGWTSYPLLSALVQAAPGSGSAQTFWLFGLTLVGVSSMMGSVNYMTTIINMRAPGMTLFRMPLTIWSMFITAILQAFALPVLTAAGFMLVADRMLGTVFFVPSGIIVNNAAPTVGGGQPLLWQHLFWFYSHPAVYIMLLPAMGMVSDMMACMCRKPIFGYKPMVYSMAAIAGLGFIVWGHHMFTSGMNPALGMTFMTSTMMIALPSAIKTFNWIGTIWDGKVRFNGVMLNCAGFVSMFIVGGLSGIFMAAVPVDVYFHDTYFIVAHFHYVLFGATLFGVFAGIQFWFPKMFGRLMNDKVAQLHFFLTFIGFNGTFFPMHLLGIAGMPRRYADPYLHPYLEHLLPMNQLMTMSAILMGVAQFLLLGNFAYSFFFGEKAGRNPWGANGLEWSAPSPPGHGNFDEPPVCYRGPYEYSSPEAEALGQDFILQTTPHPQGVPSPSPAH; this comes from the coding sequence ATGGCTACTGCGAGTCCGGCATTGGAAAGCCATGATCATGCCGACAGCCATTCACACGGCCATCACGAGCTGAGCTTCGTACAGAAGTACGTATTCTCGACTGACCACAAGGTCATTGGGATTCAATTTCTTGTCACGACTCTGCTGATGTTGATGGTTGGCGGAGCGCTTGCGCTGGCCGTTCGATGGCAACTGGCCTTTCCCTGGGAGAACATGCCTTTTCTGGGTGCCTTCTTCGGGCTGTTCACAGGTGAAGGTGGTCAGATTAGTCCTGAGTTCTACACGATGCTTTTCACCATGCATGCTTCTGTGATGATCTTCCTTGTGATCATTCCGGTTCTTGCAGGAGCGTTTGGGAACTTCCTGATCCCATTGCAGATCGGTGCTGATGATATGGCGTTTCCGGTGCTGAATATGCTCAGCTACTGGTTCATGTGGCCCGCAATTTTCTGCTTTGGAATCAGTTTCTTTGTCGGAGGGGCCACCGCAGGACCAGCTGGTGGCTGGACATCTTATCCATTGTTGAGTGCCCTGGTACAGGCGGCTCCCGGATCCGGATCAGCTCAGACATTCTGGCTTTTCGGCCTGACCCTCGTTGGTGTTTCATCCATGATGGGGTCGGTCAACTACATGACCACCATCATTAACATGCGTGCTCCCGGGATGACCTTGTTCCGAATGCCACTTACAATCTGGAGCATGTTCATTACAGCCATCCTTCAGGCGTTTGCACTGCCGGTTCTGACCGCAGCAGGATTCATGCTGGTGGCGGACCGAATGCTGGGAACCGTCTTTTTTGTTCCGTCCGGGATCATCGTGAATAATGCAGCTCCAACGGTCGGTGGCGGCCAGCCTTTGTTGTGGCAGCACCTGTTCTGGTTCTACTCCCATCCAGCGGTTTACATCATGCTTCTGCCCGCGATGGGTATGGTTTCTGACATGATGGCCTGTATGTGCCGAAAACCGATCTTCGGCTATAAGCCAATGGTATATTCCATGGCTGCAATTGCCGGCCTTGGATTCATTGTGTGGGGACATCACATGTTCACGAGCGGCATGAATCCCGCTCTCGGCATGACGTTCATGACCTCAACCATGATGATCGCTCTTCCATCGGCCATCAAGACTTTCAACTGGATCGGAACGATCTGGGACGGAAAGGTGCGATTCAATGGAGTCATGCTGAACTGTGCCGGATTTGTATCCATGTTTATCGTGGGTGGCCTGAGCGGAATCTTCATGGCCGCTGTCCCGGTGGATGTCTATTTCCACGACACCTACTTCATTGTGGCCCACTTCCATTACGTCTTGTTCGGAGCGACTCTGTTCGGAGTCTTTGCCGGCATTCAGTTCTGGTTTCCCAAGATGTTCGGGCGGCTGATGAACGACAAAGTGGCACAGCTCCACTTCTTCCTGACATTCATCGGGTTCAATGGTACCTTCTTCCCGATGCATTTGCTTGGCATTGCCGGTATGCCCCGTCGATATGCGGATCCTTATCTGCATCCGTACCTTGAACACCTTCTGCCGATGAATCAGCTGATGACAATGTCAGCAATTCTGATGGGCGTTGCCCAGTTTCTTCTGCTGGGCAATTTCGCCTACAGCTTCTTCTTCGGAGAAAAGGCTGGACGCAATCCCTGGGGGGCAAATGGTCTGGAATGGTCAGCGCCATCTCCGCCGGGACATGGCAACTTTGATGAGCCGCCCGTCTGCTACCGTGGCCCATATGAGTATTCTTCTCCGGAAGCTGAGGCCCTTGGACAGGATTTCATATTGCAAACCACGCCACATCCGCAGGGCGTGCCATCCCCGTCCCCTGCTCACTAG
- a CDS encoding COX15/CtaA family protein has translation MALLLCGLALLPISMGALVTTLKAGMAFADWPTSDGQNMLLYPWLKDLANPDKFTEHGHRLAGMLLGFSSILFVVATFRMTSIRWARVYSIVILLSVIGQGLLGGARVLMDRQLLAMLHSITGAMFFCLCAGFVLFSSDHWKKVVYERDDSMTASSAIIVLVLPALVFAQYILGSCFRHLHFLLYEHIGGAVLVTLASLIAIGSLRRSSVPSLNLAARLLMGSLHLQILLGLGAYATRLGIPWLGYVATSGSLAQAVVCSSHTVCGMFLLCSSTVSACLVARLVQNGRISSLSISRSAIPSIAEGDVA, from the coding sequence ATGGCGCTGCTCCTGTGTGGGCTGGCCCTTCTGCCGATTTCGATGGGTGCGCTGGTGACAACATTAAAAGCAGGAATGGCCTTCGCAGACTGGCCGACCTCCGACGGTCAAAACATGTTGTTGTATCCGTGGCTGAAGGATCTGGCCAACCCGGATAAGTTCACTGAACATGGCCATCGACTGGCCGGTATGCTTCTCGGGTTCAGCAGTATTTTGTTCGTTGTTGCGACGTTCCGCATGACCAGCATCCGATGGGCACGGGTCTACTCCATCGTAATTCTGCTGTCTGTAATTGGGCAGGGTTTGCTTGGTGGAGCCAGAGTGCTGATGGATCGACAATTGCTTGCGATGCTGCACAGCATCACTGGCGCTATGTTCTTCTGTTTGTGCGCTGGTTTCGTGCTTTTTTCTTCGGATCATTGGAAGAAAGTGGTTTACGAACGCGATGATTCAATGACTGCCTCGTCGGCGATCATCGTGCTTGTACTGCCAGCTCTGGTTTTTGCTCAATACATTCTGGGCAGTTGTTTTCGCCATCTGCATTTTCTTCTGTATGAACACATTGGCGGCGCTGTGCTTGTGACGCTTGCCAGCCTGATTGCAATAGGTTCCCTGCGGAGATCCAGCGTTCCATCACTGAACCTCGCTGCACGGCTGCTGATGGGGTCATTGCATCTTCAGATTCTTCTGGGTTTGGGTGCGTATGCTACCCGTCTTGGCATCCCCTGGCTGGGGTATGTTGCCACATCAGGTTCGCTTGCTCAGGCTGTTGTTTGCTCATCACATACCGTCTGCGGAATGTTCTTGCTTTGCAGTTCCACGGTGAGTGCCTGTCTGGTGGCTCGCCTGGTGCAGAACGGACGCATTTCATCTTTGTCGATCTCCCGTAGTGCAATACCGTCAATTGCGGAAGGGGATGTGGCATGA